Proteins encoded within one genomic window of Arachis ipaensis cultivar K30076 chromosome B08, Araip1.1, whole genome shotgun sequence:
- the LOC107614503 gene encoding E3 ubiquitin-protein ligase PUB23-like has protein sequence MDNEIEVPAHFLCPISLQLMRDPVTVCSGITYDRENIEKWLFSCKNESCPVTKQSLIQHTDLDLILTPNHTLRRLIQSWCTVNASLGVERIPTPKPSMDASSHIAKLISEAKRFPETKENCLATLRSMAFFERNKSCFESSGAIEFLATIMMKNNNRAEEEERDLTEAAIEILFHLDLSENQIKKLINNECLQFLESLLQALKRGSCQSRAYATLLLKSAFAVSNPIQLISAKTEMLFEITRVIRDRISQQAHKAALKLVVELCPWGRNRIKAVEAGAVSVLVEVLLDSTERRTCELALMALDQLCGCAEGRAELVKHGAGIAVVSKKILRVSRAASDRGVRILASVCRFCGSGRVVQEMMQVGAVNKLCLVLQVDSALKTKERAKEILKLHSLIWKNSTCIPLPLLSSYP, from the coding sequence ATGGATAATGAAATTGAGGTTCCTGCACATTTTCTCTGCCCAATATCCCTTCAACTCATGAGAGACCCTGTAACCGTTTGCAGCGGTATCACTTACGACAGAGAGAACATAGAGAAATGGTTATTCTCATGCAAAAACGAATCATGCCCGGTTACCAAACAGTCCCTAATACAACACACAGATCTTGATCTTATTCTTACTCCAAACCACACCCTACGAAGGCTCATCCAATCATGGTGCACCGTAAACGCCTCTCTCGGAGTCGAGCGTATCCCTACTCCAAAACCGTCCATGGACGCATCGTCTCACATCGCCAAACTGATCTCCGAAGCGAAGCGATTCCCGGAGACTAAGGAGAATTGCCTCGCAACACTCAGATCCATGGCGTTCTTTGAAAGGAACAAGAGCTGTTTCGAGTCTTCAGGTGCAATAGAGTTCTTAGCTACAATCATGATGAAGAACAACAATCGCGCCGAAGAAGAAGAACGAGATCTAACTGAAGCTGCGATTGAGATCTTGTTTCATCTTGATCTCTCGGAAAATCAGATCAAGAAGCTAATCAACAACGAGTGCCTTCAGTTTCTTGAATCGTTGCTGCAAGCGTTGAAGCGTGGGAGCTGCCAATCAAGAGCGTACGCAACACTTCTTTTGAAATCGGCATTTGCGGTTTCAAATCCGATCCAGTTAATCAGCGCGAAAACCGAAATGCTGTTTGAAATCACGAGAGTGATACGCGATCGTATATCGCAGCAGGCTCATAAGGCGGCATTGAAGCTGGTGGTTGAGCTCTGTCCATGGGGAAGAAACAGAATCAAAGCGGTGGAAGCCGGCGCGGTGTCCGTGCTCGTGGAAGTGCTTCTTGATTCGACGGAAAGAAGAACGTGTGAGCTGGCGTTAATGGCGTTGGATCAGCTTTGCGGTTGCGCGGAAGGGCGCGCGGAGTTGGTGAAGCACGGCGCGGGAATCGCCGTGGTTTCGAAGAAAATATTGAGAGTTTCACGCGCCGCGAGTGACAGAGGAGTTAGGATATTAGCGTCGGTTTGTAGGTTCTGTGGAAGCGGGAGAGTAGTTCAAGAGATGATGCAGGTAGGAGCCGTTAACAAGCTGTGTTTGGTGCTTCAAGTTGATAGCGCTTTGAAGACCAAAGAGAGAGCTAAAGAGATTCTCAAGTTGCATTCTCTGATTTGGAAGAATTCAACATGTATTCCTCTACCTTTGTTATCATCGTATCCATGA
- the LOC107612349 gene encoding E3 ubiquitin-protein ligase PUB23-like, giving the protein MAEIEVPELLLCPISLEIMKDPVTTVTGITYDRESIEEWLQQKSNKKDCMCPVTKQPLPTDSHFLTPNHTLRRFIQAWCSANESNGVDRIPTPRSPLDNSQLHKLLTDLDAPRTFQTSLNKMHDLATQSQRNRNFMAQQRVPKAMVQFITTTFKQGKTSGVEEALRILRLLWRSTSSSSSSSSSPTGGGGGTNMKPLVGETLDFIKSLTWILQLPIIDNDLNMVNEAMQILKLTIEITDSTLLGSLNHEFFKQIVSTMTRLSKSSSSIHQNALKSALHVLIETCPLGRNRTKIVESGAVGELIELSIDKPTEKNLTELIFKLLGQLCSCAEGREEFLKHPAGIAVVSKRTLRVSAATDDRALHVLWLISKFSATNEVVREMLRVGAVSKLCMVMQADCASYLKQKATDILRFHAKAWNNSPCIQVYLLTRHPR; this is encoded by the exons ATGGCGGAAATCGAAGTTCCTGAGTTGTTGCTGTGTCCCATCTCGCTTGAGATAATGAAGGACCCGGTGACAACCGTAACAGGGATAACATACGACAGAGAAAGCATAGAAGAATGGCTGCAGCAGAAATCTAATAAGAAGGATTGTATGTGTCCTGTTACAAAGCAACCATTGCCGACGGACTCTCATTTCTTGACTCCAAACCACACCCTCCGGAGGTTCATCCAAGCCTGGTGTTCAGCCAACGAATCCAACGGCGTCGATCGGATTCCCACCCCCAGGTCCCCTCTCGACAACTCCCAACTTCACAAACTCCTCACAGATCTTGATGCTCCTCGCACCTTTCAAACCTCATTGAACAAGATGCATGATCTAGCCACTCAGAGCCAGAGGAACCGCAACTTCATGGCTCAACAACGAGTACCCAAGGCCATGGTACAATTCATCACAACCACTTTCAAACAAG GCAAAACCAGCGGCGTTGAAGAAGCTCTGAGAATTCTTCGCTTACTATGGAGGAgcacttcatcatcatcatcatcgtcatcctcGCCAACTGGCGGCGGCGGCGGCACAAACATGAAGCCCCTGGTAGGTGAAACCTTGGACTTCATCAAATCGTTGACTTGGATTCTTCAACTCCCAATAATCGACAATGACCTTAACATGGTTAACGAAGCAATGCAAATTCTAAAGCTGACCATCGAAATCACCGATTCAACGCTCTTGGGAAGCTTAAACCACGAGTTCTTCAAACAAATCGTGAGCACCATGACGAGACTAAgcaaatcatcatcatcaattcacCAAAATGCCCTCAAATCCGCGTTACACGTGCTCATAGAAACATGCCCCTTAGGAAGAAACAGAACGAAGATCGTGGAATCCGGTGCAGTTGGCGAACTCATCGAACTGTCCATCGATAAACCAACGGAGAAGAACCTAACGGAGCTTATATTCAAGCTGTTGGGTCAACTGTGCTCGTGTGCAGAAGGGAGAGAAGAGTTTTTGAAGCACCCGGCCGGAATCGCTGTTGTTTCGAAGAGGACGCTGAGGGTATCGGCAGCGACTGATGATCGAGCCCTTCATGTGTTATGGCTGATTTCAAAGTTTTCAGCTACGAATGAGGTGGTTCGAGAGATGCTGAGGGTTGGTGCTGTGTCAAAGCTATGCATGGTGATGCAAGCAGATTGTGCTTCTTATTTGAAACAAAAGGCAACAGatattcttaggtttcatgcaaAGGCTTGGAATAATTCTCCTTGTATTCAAGTCTATTTGTTAACTAGACACCCAAGATGA
- the LOC107613115 gene encoding uncharacterized protein LOC107613115 isoform X3: MDPPSVFMSNNMWSLLLPEGFQIENLKLGNIRFGSRGFAVLIPLISPNSSKGRKKIGPGVYNISTADDAERILTSENKVVLAFLTTLVGSESEELAAASKLEDNYLCLHLFIFVKLVFVHVDMDDEDAGKPIASFFGITGNKISSVVLEGKGVSSSNNLLPKNKMINRILNAQNLQGKLPPELVKLPHLQEMHVINVLFEVVKTALIR, encoded by the exons ATGGATCCTCCTTCTGTCTTCATGAGCAACAATATGTGGAGTCTTTTGTTGCCTGAAGGGTTTCAGATTGAAAATCTGAAACTTGGTAACATTA GATTTGGCAGTCGTGGCTTTGCTGTACTCATTCCTCTTATTTCACCCAATTCTTCCAAAGGAAGG AAGAAGATAGGGCCTGGGGTGTACAACATTAGTACGGCGGATGATGCAGAACGCATATTGACGTCTGAGAATAAAGTTGTCTTGGCCTTCCTCACCACTCTAGTT GGTTCTGAGAGTGAGGAGCTAGCTGCTGCATCCAAACTTGAGGATAATTATTTGTGTCTGCATCTTTTTATATTTGTTAAA CTGGTCTTTGTTCATGTGGACATGGACGATGAAGATGCTGGAAAGCCTATAGCAAGCTTCTTTGGCATCACCGGAAATAAA ATTTCATCAGTAGTCCTTGAAGGGAAAGGTGTATCATCTTCCAATAATTTGTTGCCCAAAAACAAAATGATCAACAGAATCCTGAATGCACAAAATCTTCAAGGAAAACTCCCTCCAGAACTTGTCAAGCTGCCACACCTTCAAGAGATGCATGTAATAAATGTCTTATTTGAAGTAGTAAAAACAGCACTTATTAGATAG
- the LOC107613115 gene encoding uncharacterized protein LOC107613115 isoform X1, with protein sequence MDPPSVFMSNNMWSLLLPEGFQIENLKLGNITFASRDKIFLKGRDTSELVVVYSSYISKLLSRYRGSNNIGALIMEPGFGSRGFAVLIPLISPNSSKGRKKIGPGVYNISTADDAERILTSENKVVLAFLTTLVGSESEELAAASKLEDNYLCLHLFIFVKLVFVHVDMDDEDAGKPIASFFGITGNKISSVVLEGKGVSSSNNLLPKNKMINRILNAQNLQGKLPPELVKLPHLQEMHVINVLFEVVKTALIR encoded by the exons ATGGATCCTCCTTCTGTCTTCATGAGCAACAATATGTGGAGTCTTTTGTTGCCTGAAGGGTTTCAGATTGAAAATCTGAAACTTGGTAACATTA CCTTTGCTTCACGTGACAAAATATTTCTCAAGGGCAGGGATACTTCTGAGCTTGTTGTAGTCTATTCATCTTACATATCAAAACTGTTATCTAGATATAGAGGGTCCAATAATATTGGAGCATTGATTATGGAACCAG GATTTGGCAGTCGTGGCTTTGCTGTACTCATTCCTCTTATTTCACCCAATTCTTCCAAAGGAAGG AAGAAGATAGGGCCTGGGGTGTACAACATTAGTACGGCGGATGATGCAGAACGCATATTGACGTCTGAGAATAAAGTTGTCTTGGCCTTCCTCACCACTCTAGTT GGTTCTGAGAGTGAGGAGCTAGCTGCTGCATCCAAACTTGAGGATAATTATTTGTGTCTGCATCTTTTTATATTTGTTAAA CTGGTCTTTGTTCATGTGGACATGGACGATGAAGATGCTGGAAAGCCTATAGCAAGCTTCTTTGGCATCACCGGAAATAAA ATTTCATCAGTAGTCCTTGAAGGGAAAGGTGTATCATCTTCCAATAATTTGTTGCCCAAAAACAAAATGATCAACAGAATCCTGAATGCACAAAATCTTCAAGGAAAACTCCCTCCAGAACTTGTCAAGCTGCCACACCTTCAAGAGATGCATGTAATAAATGTCTTATTTGAAGTAGTAAAAACAGCACTTATTAGATAG
- the LOC107613115 gene encoding bifunctional dethiobiotin synthetase/7,8-diamino-pelargonic acid aminotransferase, mitochondrial-like isoform X4: MDPPSVFMSNNMWSLLLPEGFQIENLKLGNITFASRDKIFLKGRDTSELVVVYSSYISKLLSRYRGSNNIGALIMEPGFGSRGFAVLIPLISPNSSKGRKKIGPGVYNISTADDAERILTSENKVVLAFLTTLVGSESEELAAASKLEDNYLCLHLFIFVKLVFVHVDMDDEDAGKPIASFFGITGNKVYEKQST, from the exons ATGGATCCTCCTTCTGTCTTCATGAGCAACAATATGTGGAGTCTTTTGTTGCCTGAAGGGTTTCAGATTGAAAATCTGAAACTTGGTAACATTA CCTTTGCTTCACGTGACAAAATATTTCTCAAGGGCAGGGATACTTCTGAGCTTGTTGTAGTCTATTCATCTTACATATCAAAACTGTTATCTAGATATAGAGGGTCCAATAATATTGGAGCATTGATTATGGAACCAG GATTTGGCAGTCGTGGCTTTGCTGTACTCATTCCTCTTATTTCACCCAATTCTTCCAAAGGAAGG AAGAAGATAGGGCCTGGGGTGTACAACATTAGTACGGCGGATGATGCAGAACGCATATTGACGTCTGAGAATAAAGTTGTCTTGGCCTTCCTCACCACTCTAGTT GGTTCTGAGAGTGAGGAGCTAGCTGCTGCATCCAAACTTGAGGATAATTATTTGTGTCTGCATCTTTTTATATTTGTTAAA CTGGTCTTTGTTCATGTGGACATGGACGATGAAGATGCTGGAAAGCCTATAGCAAGCTTCTTTGGCATCACCGGAAATAAAGTATATGAGAAACAAAGTACTTAG
- the LOC107613115 gene encoding uncharacterized protein LOC107613115 isoform X2, whose amino-acid sequence MDPPSVFMSNNMWSLLLPEGFQIENLKLGNITFASRDKIFLKGRDTSELVVVYSSYISKLLSRYRGSNNIGALIMEPGFGSRGFAVLIPLISPNSSKGRKKIGPGVYNISTADDAERILTSENKVVLAFLTTLVLVFVHVDMDDEDAGKPIASFFGITGNKISSVVLEGKGVSSSNNLLPKNKMINRILNAQNLQGKLPPELVKLPHLQEMHVINVLFEVVKTALIR is encoded by the exons ATGGATCCTCCTTCTGTCTTCATGAGCAACAATATGTGGAGTCTTTTGTTGCCTGAAGGGTTTCAGATTGAAAATCTGAAACTTGGTAACATTA CCTTTGCTTCACGTGACAAAATATTTCTCAAGGGCAGGGATACTTCTGAGCTTGTTGTAGTCTATTCATCTTACATATCAAAACTGTTATCTAGATATAGAGGGTCCAATAATATTGGAGCATTGATTATGGAACCAG GATTTGGCAGTCGTGGCTTTGCTGTACTCATTCCTCTTATTTCACCCAATTCTTCCAAAGGAAGG AAGAAGATAGGGCCTGGGGTGTACAACATTAGTACGGCGGATGATGCAGAACGCATATTGACGTCTGAGAATAAAGTTGTCTTGGCCTTCCTCACCACTCTAGTT CTGGTCTTTGTTCATGTGGACATGGACGATGAAGATGCTGGAAAGCCTATAGCAAGCTTCTTTGGCATCACCGGAAATAAA ATTTCATCAGTAGTCCTTGAAGGGAAAGGTGTATCATCTTCCAATAATTTGTTGCCCAAAAACAAAATGATCAACAGAATCCTGAATGCACAAAATCTTCAAGGAAAACTCCCTCCAGAACTTGTCAAGCTGCCACACCTTCAAGAGATGCATGTAATAAATGTCTTATTTGAAGTAGTAAAAACAGCACTTATTAGATAG